ACAGATGTCGTCTCAACATTAATTTGTTTATAATAAATTCTTATTGACGAAATTCATTGATAAGAATTTATTTAATTAATATATAAATATGAAAGTAGCCTCTCTCCTTTTTTTGATCACTTTTTTTATTTCTTGTAATATTTCTAATGTAAATAAAGATGAGATTGTTGCAGAAGTAAATGGAGAAAAGATTTATCTTTCAGAATTGTCATCTCAGAGTAAACAAGAAATTTTTGATTTGTTAAATACTGCATACGAAATTAAAAATCGTGTATTGACGAATTTAATAAAACAGAAATTGCTGGAAAATACGGCTAAAAATAAAAACATGTCTTTGGAGGAATTTCTAGATTTTTTGGTTCAGCAGAAATTACTTCTTGATCAGGATAGTATAAAAAAGTACTATGCGATTAATACAGAAAGTTTTTATGCAAAGAATAGTTTAATTCCGCTAAAAAAGGGGACCATAGAAGAGGAGTTATCGTTTCAACAAAGACTTCGAAATCGGATAGTCCAAGCGTTGGTCGATTCTTTATATCAAAAAGCGGATATTAAGAGATATATTTATCCCCCTAAACAACCGGAATGTGTTGTGAGGGATTTATGTGTACATTATAGAGGAAACTTAGATTCGTCTACTTCTTTTATTGTTGCTTCTGATTATAATTGTGGGCGCTGTGTGCAATTTGAAAAAACATTATCTAAGCTCTATGATCAGTATAGGGAGCAGGTGAAGTTTGGATTTGTACATTTTGCAGATGCTCCTTCTCTAGCTGCTTTGGCGTGTGAAGCTGCAGATAAACAAGGGCAGTTTTGGTCTTTTCATGACGCGATCTTTAACTATGTAGAAGTGGCTGACTCTGCATTCATATACAATTTTGCAAAGTCTAAAAGGTTAGATATGAGGGAATTTGATAAAAATTTGCATTCTCCTGATAATTATAAGAAATTGGATAATATTATTAATCGATTGGTTGAGAGAGGGCTTATGGCTACTCCTACTATTATTATCAATGACCGATTGGTTTATGTCACTAATAGCTATGAAGAATTATCCAAGCTATTGGAGCGCGAACTTTAATGTAATAACTAGAATGAAACCTAACTTTAACTTTCATTGTATAGTTCTTCTACAATTGCTGTATTTATGTGCAGCTTGTGAAGAACTATATAATACAGAAATGGTACCACCTGAAGGTGCGATTGTCTTTGATGGAGTGATAACTAATGAGCCTCCTCCTTATTTTTTTTCATTAAGTAAACCTTCTGGGGGATTGGGTGAATATGTAAGTCGTGGTTATGAGAGGATTAATGATGCAGAAATTGTTATTATTGATCAGACGGTTGGGGTGAGAGATACTTTGAAGAATGCAGAACTGACACCTTATAATGATTTTCGATATTATGACCATTATAGGCATAAAGAAGTAACTGTCCCGATAAAGTGGGATAAAGGTGAAACACCGGGGGGACTTTATGTTACTACAAAGATATATGGGATAGAAAATCATATATATGAATTGCATATTAAATATAAAGGAAAGGAATATACTGCATGTGAACGGATGGTGCCTAAAACTCCTATTGACAAAATAATAATGAAACGTGTTGATATGGGAGAAGGAGAACATAATGAAGTTCCATGTATAAGCTTTAAAAATCCTATGGAGGAACATAACTATTATTTATTTTATATTGATTCTTTTTCTTCTAAAACGTTTCGTATTGCATCCATTTATAACTTGTATTATGGGATGACAAATAGCGGTGGCTGGCCATTTTCTATTTTAGATGATAAATATTTAACAGAAAATGTAGAAGATTATGCAGTAAGTGTTGGGGAGCAGTTTATACTTCCTAATCGTCCCACATGGAGCTATCCCATTGCTGATTCGATTTGGGTACAAATGCATTCAATTTCTGAAAATTGTTATAATGTATATGATCGGATGATTAAACAAATTCGTTCAGATGGCGGAACTTTCTCTAATCGTCCTGCTTCTGTAAAGAGTAATATTAGTAATGGAGCTTATGGAATCTTTCGCGTAAGTGCTATTTCAGAGATATATCATTATCAAAAACACAGGATTTGATGGAGAAGTATTTATTATTGCTTTTTTTATCCTGTTGTGGAGCTTTCACAATCTGTGGTGCCCAAACCGTTACAGTCAGAGGACGTGTTATAGACAGGAAAACTGGTGAGGTACTTTCTGACGCTAATGTTGCGGACTTAGTGTTAGGGACAGGGGTGGCTACTAATTCATATGGGTTGTACTCCATTCATGTCAAAAGTAAACAATGTATTTTAAGATGTTCAATGTTGGGGTATGCTACTAAGATAGATACATTGACGTTGGCAGTTAATATGGTTCATGACTTTGCGCTAATGCCTGATAATTATCAATTAAACGATGTGGAGATAGTAGGTGAACGAAAATTTGGCGGGCAGTTAGCATTAACTCAGAAAGAGATCCAGTCTTTTCCGACTTTGGGGAGTGAACCTGATGTGTTAAAGTCGTTGCAATATTTACCCGGTGTTATTAGTGGTAATGAAGGGACTAATAATATTTCTGTTAGAGGGAGTGATCAGTGGGGGAATTTGGTTCTGTTGGACGAAGCAATGGTTTATAATCCGAATCATGCTTTATCTTTCTTTTCAGTATTTAATAATGATGCCATACAACAAGTTAATCTTTATAAATCTTATTTTCCGTTGATGTATGGAGGAAGAACCTCATCGGTAATTGACGTTAGAATGCGTGAGGGAAATAATCAAGAAAAGCATCGGAGTGCTACAATTGGTGTTATCGCTTCGAAACTTCAATTGGAAGGTCCAATAAAGAGAGGTAAGACATCATACTTGCTATCTACTAGATTTGCTTATCCGGGTGCTATACTTGGGGTGCTGGAGCGATTTCGAGGCACAAAAATGAATTTCTATGATATAAATGCTAAAATTAATTCGACACTGAATGATCGGAACCGTTTTTTCTTTTCCATATATAATGGTGGAGATCATACTTATTTTAATCAGTTGGTTCGGGGGTATGGTATGAACTGGGGTAATACTACTGCTACTTTCCGTTGGAATCATGTTTTGACAGATAAGACCTCAGGAAATTTGAGTGCTATTTTTAGTAATTATTATTATCGTTATAAGTCGATGGCAGACGGTATGAAATATTTGTGGAAGTCAAATATGCAGTCGTATCAGTTGAAATATGATGTGGATTATGCTTTCTCTAATATGTTACATATTAAAAGCGGGCTTTCTGGCCATACATTTACAATTATGCCTGGGGGTATTGATAACTGGGGAGATCTGAACAATGTTGTTCCTTATCGAATGAATCGACGGCGTTTGCTGGATATAGCTGCTTATGGCGAAATTTCTTATGAAATTTCGCCTAGATGGCAGTTTAATGGAGGTATTCGTTTATCTACTATTTACAGTCCTAAGGTGAGTACGTATAAACAGAAGTGTTATGTTATGCCTGAGCCAAGAGCAGAATTGTCTTATTTTCCGGGAAAAGGGGATAAATTGCATGTTGCTTTCACGCAATCTTCACAAAGTTTACATAT
The nucleotide sequence above comes from Bacteroides caccae. Encoded proteins:
- a CDS encoding DUF4249 family protein, which gives rise to MKNYPSYWSANFNVITRMKPNFNFHCIVLLQLLYLCAACEELYNTEMVPPEGAIVFDGVITNEPPPYFFSLSKPSGGLGEYVSRGYERINDAEIVIIDQTVGVRDTLKNAELTPYNDFRYYDHYRHKEVTVPIKWDKGETPGGLYVTTKIYGIENHIYELHIKYKGKEYTACERMVPKTPIDKIIMKRVDMGEGEHNEVPCISFKNPMEEHNYYLFYIDSFSSKTFRIASIYNLYYGMTNSGGWPFSILDDKYLTENVEDYAVSVGEQFILPNRPTWSYPIADSIWVQMHSISENCYNVYDRMIKQIRSDGGTFSNRPASVKSNISNGAYGIFRVSAISEIYHYQKHRI
- a CDS encoding TonB-dependent receptor, which encodes MEKYLLLLFLSCCGAFTICGAQTVTVRGRVIDRKTGEVLSDANVADLVLGTGVATNSYGLYSIHVKSKQCILRCSMLGYATKIDTLTLAVNMVHDFALMPDNYQLNDVEIVGERKFGGQLALTQKEIQSFPTLGSEPDVLKSLQYLPGVISGNEGTNNISVRGSDQWGNLVLLDEAMVYNPNHALSFFSVFNNDAIQQVNLYKSYFPLMYGGRTSSVIDVRMREGNNQEKHRSATIGVIASKLQLEGPIKRGKTSYLLSTRFAYPGAILGVLERFRGTKMNFYDINAKINSTLNDRNRFFFSIYNGGDHTYFNQLVRGYGMNWGNTTATFRWNHVLTDKTSGNLSAIFSNYYYRYKSMADGMKYLWKSNMQSYQLKYDVDYAFSNMLHIKSGLSGHTFTIMPGGIDNWGDLNNVVPYRMNRRRLLDIAAYGEISYEISPRWQFNGGIRLSTIYSPKVSTYKQKCYVMPEPRAELSYFPGKGDKLHVAFTQSSQSLHMLSNSSVGIPSDIWIPVNGRVKPAVMKQMAIGYKKNWAKGAYSFSMEAYYRKTNHIVDFVDNANIFLNNQIESQLGFGFSKAYGAEFYFSKNVGQLTGWISYTLSRAQNKVATFEDNEYPPVYDRPHSLKIFLNCEAGRRRRCAFAATFSYNSGMNLTLPIAHYKTQGTSFYIYSTRNGYRAPAFHQLDLSMACKLRKGRLIFSVINVYNRKNVFTMYTSRSEFSFRDLEIHKMYLYGTLPSVSYQFKF
- a CDS encoding thioredoxin domain-containing protein translates to MKVASLLFLITFFISCNISNVNKDEIVAEVNGEKIYLSELSSQSKQEIFDLLNTAYEIKNRVLTNLIKQKLLENTAKNKNMSLEEFLDFLVQQKLLLDQDSIKKYYAINTESFYAKNSLIPLKKGTIEEELSFQQRLRNRIVQALVDSLYQKADIKRYIYPPKQPECVVRDLCVHYRGNLDSSTSFIVASDYNCGRCVQFEKTLSKLYDQYREQVKFGFVHFADAPSLAALACEAADKQGQFWSFHDAIFNYVEVADSAFIYNFAKSKRLDMREFDKNLHSPDNYKKLDNIINRLVERGLMATPTIIINDRLVYVTNSYEELSKLLEREL